The sequence below is a genomic window from Gammaproteobacteria bacterium.
CCGTTGATCATAAAAACCATGCGAGGCCGGGTTCGACTGGCGATTATAATCGGTTTCCTGTGCAGCGGCACGCTGTTCCTCCTGGCCTCGACCGGGCTTTCAGGATCATCCGCCACAATTGCACTGCTGGTACTGGCATCGCTATTCATGATTCTGCTCGATGTGTGCGCCGGATTACCCTTCCTGATGGCGGTTCGTCCTTCGCAAAGAACCGAGATGTCGGCGGTTTACTCTACCTACCGTGACGTATCGGGCGTCATCACACCGGGGGCTGCGAGTCTGGTTTTGATGTTTGCGCCGCTCAAAGCGATATTCGGATTAACCGCGGCCGGTTTTTTTGGTTGCGCATTTATTGCCAGCAAGCTGCACCCCAGGCTTGGCATGCAGCGCTACAAGCCACTGGAAATCGAGCCCCTACCCGCGAAAGCCACCAGCGGATAAGCACGTAAGTCGAAGCGCAACTGGCTTGATCTGATAGTATATTTGCAACCGATTGCCACCTGACCCACATCTCCGAAGATGAATGCCTGGGAAAACGAACTCGAAGAACTCAATGATCTGATCTGGCATACAATTGCAGCGCGCCAGGACATTGTAAACGGGCGCCAGATCGAGATACCGCAGCCGATCTCTACGGCACGGCAGGATTCTGAATCCCGCTTCAGCGACAATTTTCCAGTGCTGCAACACCTCGATCAGGCATTGTCATTGGTCACGAACTTTGATTTAGCCGAAATTGCCGGGAGATTTTCACGCGTTATGGATAACCTGAGGTGGTCACAAAATCCAAACTACGACGATAACAACAGCAGCCGAAGTTTTCTCGACGGTTACGCCTATGTCGGCATCTCTGGTCCGGACGCACCGATCAGGTGCGCGGTACCCCGTGGCGGCCTGGTGCTGCTCGGTCCCGGTGTCGTCTATCCGAGCCATCACCATGAACCGAAAGAAGTCTACCTGGTGCTGACCCCGGGCTCGCAGTGGTGTCTCGACGAAGGCGACTGGTTCGATGTCGCACCCGGTGACCTGGTCTTTCACGACAGCTGGCAGATGCACGCGATGCGCACCCGCGACAAGCCATTACTTGCCTTCGCCGGCTGGCTGGATGCGGGCGACCGGCGCGACATCGGCTGGTCCGACAACAATGCAAGCACCAGTTGCGGCTAAGTCCCGACCGCCTATGCCCGCGAAATGGTTGCCAGGAAGCGCTCGAACAGGCGCTCAACCGTTTCGATTACACCATTCAAGGCATGGTCGCCGCTAATCAGGTGCAACGTGCAATCAGAGTATCGCGCATACTCAATCGAGTGATCGGCGGGAATCACGTCGTCTGACCAACCGTGTACGATTTCAATATGGGGCGATTTAGGCTCATGCTGTTGATGTTTGAAGCCGGGCATATAAAGCGCCGGCGCCATCAGGAATACCCCTTTTGCCGCAACCGTTTCGGATGCGACCAGCGCAACATAACCTCCCATGCTGGAACCGACCAGGACAAACTCGTCGACTTCCGGTTCCAGCGCAGCCAGCAGGCGTTCGACCCGAAGCTCCGGATCCACCAGGTCCGTGTAATCAATGCTGTCGACGCTGAATCCCTGCTGGCGCGCAATCTCCGCCAGGCGCTTGATTTTAAAACCCCAGGGACCGCTTTCCTTGCCGTGTGAAAAAACGACTTTCAATGATTGGATTCCTGATTAGATCAGGCGTTTGACAGGCTTGAAAGCTCGCTGTTTTGAGAGCTTACCCGATCCAGGAAATTGTCGATTTTAATCGGTTCGCTGAACAGGAAACCCTGCATCAGGTGACAACCCAAACCCTCGAGATATTCCGACTGGTTGGTGTTTTCAACACCCTCGGCAATGGTTTTTATACCCAGACCCTGTGCCATGCCGATAATGGCTGCAACCAGCGCGGCTCCCTTGTTCGAACGCTCGATTTCCGAGATGAACGAGTAATCTATTTTGACCGTGCTAACCGGCAACTCGCGGAGGTAGTTGAGTGAAGAATAGCCGGTGCCAAAATCATCGATGGCAATCGAGATCCCCTTGTTAGCCAGGACCTGCAGCTTGTGGGTACAGGACTGGATATCGCTCATAAACATATTCTCGGTGATCTCGATTTCCAGCCGCTCGGGCTCGATGCCATAAACCTCGGTAAAGGAAACCAGCGTCTCCGGGAAGTCTTTTTGCCTGATATCGGTTGCCGACAGGTTGATGCTGACCTTGATCTGGCTTTCCAAAAAGGCCTGGTTACTGAACAAGTCCCGGGCAACTCGACGCAGTACCCAGTCACTCAGTTGCTCAATGATGCGGGATTCCTCGGCCTGCTCCATGAAATAGCTCGGACGGCGCAGCCCGAGCTGGGGATGGTTCCATCTCAGTAGCGCTTCTACACCGACAATTTTCCTGGTTTCCACGTCCATCTGTGGTTGATAAAAAATCTCCAGTTCATCATTTTTCAATGCGTTTCGAAGCCCGCTTTCGATGGAAATTTTTTCGGCGGCAGCATGTTCGATCTTGTCGTTATAAAAGGTATAGCCATTCTTGCCGGTCGCCTTGACGTCGTACATCGCCATATCGGCATTTTTTATCAGCGTATTGATATCATTCGAATCATCCGGAAACACTGATATACCGATGCTGATGTTGATATAGACTTCCTCGCCCTTCAAATAAAAGGGCTTTTGCAAACTGGCGATCAATTTTTGCGCCACCGTTTCAGCCTGCTCCCGCGTGGTCGGCTGAGGCAGCAACAACATGAATTCATCACCGCCCAGCCTGGCCAGGGTATCTCCGGTCCTGATTTCCCGCTTGAGACGGCCGGCCACCTCGACCAGGAGCTGATCGCCGACCACGTGACCGAAGCTGTCGTTAATCAATTTGAACCTGTCGAGATCAAGAAACATGATGATCAGTGTTTCACCGGTTCTTTCCGACTGGCGGATGGCAAGATCCAGGCGATCATGCAGCATAGCGCGGTTGGGTAACTTGGTGAGCAGATCGTGATAAGCCTGGAAGGTGATTAATTTTTCCGCCTTTTTCCGGCTGGTAATGTCACGTGCAACACCATAGGTGCCCTGGTAGGTGCTCAGTTTCTTCGGATCTTTCGCATCGACCGCGTAAATGCCCATGGAGTTGAGTTCGATGGGACGCGTCGTGACATCAAAGGGTTTTGAAGGATCCTGGGTGTTGCATTTCAGGCCCAGCTCTATCGTCCTGTTGCTGCGGCTGGCACGGCGGCGCTCATTAAACAGATATTCTGCCTTTAACCGATCTTCGTCGGCGATAAATTCACTGTAATGCTTGCCGAGCACCTCGGATTTTTCATAACCCAGTAACTTGGTAATGCTGTGGTTGACGAAGCTGAATTCGCCGGCCAGGTTCAGCATGTAAATCAGATCCGGGGAATTGTCGACCATGTAACGATGTAGTCGCTCTGAATGCGCCAGGCGATTTTGAATCTGCGATTTTT
It includes:
- a CDS encoding alpha/beta hydrolase gives rise to the protein MKVVFSHGKESGPWGFKIKRLAEIARQQGFSVDSIDYTDLVDPELRVERLLAALEPEVDEFVLVGSSMGGYVALVASETVAAKGVFLMAPALYMPGFKHQQHEPKSPHIEIVHGWSDDVIPADHSIEYARYSDCTLHLISGDHALNGVIETVERLFERFLATISRA
- a CDS encoding dimethylsulfoniopropionate lyase, producing the protein MNAWENELEELNDLIWHTIAARQDIVNGRQIEIPQPISTARQDSESRFSDNFPVLQHLDQALSLVTNFDLAEIAGRFSRVMDNLRWSQNPNYDDNNSSRSFLDGYAYVGISGPDAPIRCAVPRGGLVLLGPGVVYPSHHHEPKEVYLVLTPGSQWCLDEGDWFDVAPGDLVFHDSWQMHAMRTRDKPLLAFAGWLDAGDRRDIGWSDNNASTSCG
- a CDS encoding EAL domain-containing protein encodes the protein MDNLLITLEERTRRFNKPTSFLVVDDEKRARESLVTLLKRKWSDITEAADGEEAISLIQQRQFNLIILDLNMPKKTGDQVLSFIRDKNIKTTVIVLSGETSINKVTEAVRLGAYDIFKKPYSFDDLEHSIRNALEKLKIEDEKSQIQNRLAHSERLHRYMVDNSPDLIYMLNLAGEFSFVNHSITKLLGYEKSEVLGKHYSEFIADEDRLKAEYLFNERRRASRSNRTIELGLKCNTQDPSKPFDVTTRPIELNSMGIYAVDAKDPKKLSTYQGTYGVARDITSRKKAEKLITFQAYHDLLTKLPNRAMLHDRLDLAIRQSERTGETLIIMFLDLDRFKLINDSFGHVVGDQLLVEVAGRLKREIRTGDTLARLGGDEFMLLLPQPTTREQAETVAQKLIASLQKPFYLKGEEVYINISIGISVFPDDSNDINTLIKNADMAMYDVKATGKNGYTFYNDKIEHAAAEKISIESGLRNALKNDELEIFYQPQMDVETRKIVGVEALLRWNHPQLGLRRPSYFMEQAEESRIIEQLSDWVLRRVARDLFSNQAFLESQIKVSINLSATDIRQKDFPETLVSFTEVYGIEPERLEIEITENMFMSDIQSCTHKLQVLANKGISIAIDDFGTGYSSLNYLRELPVSTVKIDYSFISEIERSNKGAALVAAIIGMAQGLGIKTIAEGVENTNQSEYLEGLGCHLMQGFLFSEPIKIDNFLDRVSSQNSELSSLSNA